The following are from one region of the Endozoicomonas sp. 4G genome:
- the mobB gene encoding molybdopterin-guanine dinucleotide biosynthesis protein B encodes MPTPSLQSFPLPIIGLAAFSGTGKTTLLEQLLPLLINRGLDVGIVKASHHSVDPDTPGKDSYRLRQSGSSQLLLSTPERSICYTEKKAPNDPRLMAELQLLDSSRLDLVIVEGFRDEAFPKIELHRQDLDRPLLYLKDPNIIAIACDTPLTDNPELPLLDLNHPEQIAEFICRFCFKHSFKKETYQ; translated from the coding sequence ATGCCGACCCCCTCACTGCAATCCTTCCCCCTGCCCATTATCGGGCTGGCTGCATTCAGCGGTACGGGTAAAACCACCCTGCTGGAACAGTTGCTCCCCCTGCTGATAAACAGGGGGCTGGACGTTGGAATAGTCAAAGCATCACATCACAGCGTTGATCCTGATACCCCCGGTAAAGACAGTTATCGTCTCAGACAGTCGGGCAGCAGCCAGCTGCTTCTGAGTACGCCTGAACGATCGATCTGTTACACCGAGAAAAAAGCACCGAATGATCCCCGGCTAATGGCTGAACTGCAGTTGCTGGACTCTAGCCGTCTTGATCTGGTGATTGTTGAAGGTTTCAGGGACGAAGCCTTTCCGAAGATTGAACTGCACCGCCAGGATCTGGATCGCCCCCTGCTTTACCTGAAAGATCCCAATATTATTGCAATAGCCTGTGATACTCCCTTAACTGACAATCCAGAACTTCCTCTGCTGGACCTTAATCATCCGGAGCAGATTGCTGAATTCATTTGTCGTTTTTGTTTCAAACACAGTTTTAAAAAGGAGACCTATCAATGA
- a CDS encoding restriction endonuclease subunit S, translating to MILELAVRGKLVAQNPEDEPASVLLERIRVERERLAKSKQIKKPKKFSDIKDEEKPYSNLPFQWQWVRLNDLGDWGAGATPKRGNSEFYGGDIPWFKSGELVADYIFQSEETVTEAALKKTSLRYNNIGDVLVAMYGATIGKTAILNVRATTNQAVCACTPFTGFINTYLLVVLKAFKGRLINMGAGGAQPNISKEKIITSVIALPPEAEQHRIVTKVDELMTLCDQLEQEETDSIAAHQTLVDAMLTTLTDSKDASELAENWSLVAEHFDTLFTTEASITRLRQTILQLAVMGRLVPQNPEDEPAAKLLERIAAEKVKLIAEKQIAKQKPLPTITDEDMPFELPYGWSWARLEDVVVIYSGITKGRKLGDRELVSVPYLRVANVQRAHLVLDKIKALQGYLWVKPASL from the coding sequence TTGATTCTGGAGCTGGCGGTGCGGGGGAAGCTGGTGGCGCAGAATCCGGAGGATGAACCGGCTTCTGTGCTGTTGGAGCGGATTAGAGTAGAGAGAGAAAGATTAGCAAAGAGCAAGCAAATCAAGAAACCCAAAAAGTTTTCTGACATCAAAGATGAGGAAAAGCCTTACAGTAACCTCCCGTTTCAATGGCAGTGGGTAAGGCTAAATGATTTAGGTGATTGGGGGGCAGGTGCCACACCTAAGAGAGGAAATTCTGAGTTCTACGGAGGTGATATTCCTTGGTTCAAATCAGGTGAACTGGTTGCTGACTACATTTTCCAATCTGAAGAAACAGTTACAGAAGCGGCTCTTAAAAAAACGTCACTTAGATATAACAATATCGGTGATGTGCTTGTCGCAATGTACGGGGCAACAATTGGTAAAACTGCAATTCTAAATGTCAGGGCTACCACGAACCAAGCAGTATGTGCCTGCACCCCATTTACAGGTTTTATAAATACATACCTTTTAGTTGTACTCAAAGCCTTCAAAGGCCGGTTGATCAATATGGGAGCAGGAGGAGCCCAACCCAATATCTCAAAAGAGAAAATAATTACCAGTGTCATAGCCCTTCCACCTGAAGCTGAACAGCACCGCATCGTAACCAAGGTCGATGAACTGATGACCCTGTGCGACCAACTGGAACAGGAAGAAACCGACAGCATCGCCGCCCACCAAACGCTGGTGGATGCCATGCTCACCACCCTGACCGACAGCAAAGACGCCTCCGAACTGGCAGAAAACTGGTCACTGGTGGCAGAGCATTTCGACACCCTGTTCACCACCGAAGCCAGCATTACCCGACTGCGACAGACCATTCTGCAACTGGCGGTCATGGGGCGACTGGTGCCACAGAACCCAGAAGATGAACCGGCAGCCAAGCTGTTGGAGCGTATTGCGGCAGAGAAAGTAAAACTAATTGCAGAGAAGCAGATCGCTAAACAAAAGCCGTTGCCAACCATCACTGATGAAGACATGCCATTTGAACTACCCTATGGCTGGTCCTGGGCTCGTCTGGAAGATGTCGTTGTTATTTATAGTGGCATTACTAAAGGTAGAAAGCTGGGAGATCGGGAGTTGGTTTCCGTACCTTATCTGCGTGTCGCCAATGTGCAACGTGCTCATCTGGTACTGGATAAAATCAAGGCTCTTCAGGGATATCTGTGGGTAAAACCAGCCAGCCTGTGA
- a CDS encoding class I SAM-dependent DNA methyltransferase, with translation MSISSTIKAIQDIMRKDVGVDGDAQRIGQLVWMLFLKIYDDREREWELMNDNYRSPIPEKLRWRHWAADDEGITGNDLKTFIDDELFDGLQRLPGVRDDPRAAVIQSVFEDAYNYMKSGQLIREVINKIQAGIDFNKSKERHAFGDMYEQILKDLQSAGNAGEFYTPRAVTEFMVNRVDPKLGESVMDPACGTGGFLTCTIEHKRKHYVHTPEDAQALQASIHGVEKKPLPHLLATTNMILHGIEVPNQIRHDNTLKKPYNDWSEKDRVNVIVANPPFGGMEEDGIESNFPTAFRTRETADLFMLLFIHLLKDGGRAAVVLPDGFMFGDGMKARLKEKLLTECNLHTVVRLPKKVFAPYTDISTNLLFFTKGQPTDTIWFYEHPYPEGQKSYSKTKPMRFDEFAPEIQWWGDEADGFSTRTESEQAWAVDFKQIMEDARAKAKPHWDKANELGDEISGLTSLVRQLKNQLKELDKKSPERPVLNQQIGQHSAEIKTLKAKASKAKEAGDALYWPIFNLNIKNPHRAEQVSHDPKVLLAHYQQQQQSMTDTRRKIKAILDVALSSTTGEQA, from the coding sequence ATGTCTATCAGTTCCACCATCAAAGCCATTCAGGACATTATGCGTAAAGACGTCGGTGTCGATGGTGATGCCCAGCGAATCGGCCAGTTGGTCTGGATGCTGTTCCTGAAAATCTACGACGACCGTGAGCGGGAATGGGAGCTAATGAACGACAATTACCGTTCACCTATCCCGGAGAAACTGCGTTGGCGTCACTGGGCAGCAGACGACGAAGGCATTACCGGTAATGACCTGAAAACCTTTATTGACGACGAACTGTTTGACGGCTTGCAACGACTGCCCGGCGTTCGCGATGACCCACGTGCCGCCGTGATTCAAAGCGTTTTTGAAGATGCCTACAACTACATGAAGTCCGGCCAGCTGATTCGCGAGGTCATCAACAAAATCCAGGCGGGTATCGACTTCAACAAATCCAAAGAGCGTCACGCCTTTGGGGATATGTATGAGCAGATTCTGAAAGACCTGCAAAGCGCTGGCAATGCCGGGGAGTTCTACACGCCAAGGGCGGTCACCGAATTTATGGTCAACCGGGTAGACCCGAAGCTCGGCGAATCAGTCATGGATCCTGCGTGCGGCACCGGCGGCTTCCTCACCTGCACCATCGAGCACAAGCGCAAGCACTATGTGCACACCCCGGAAGATGCGCAGGCACTTCAGGCCAGCATTCATGGCGTCGAGAAAAAACCCCTGCCTCACCTGCTGGCCACCACCAATATGATCCTGCACGGCATTGAGGTACCCAACCAGATACGGCACGACAACACCCTGAAAAAGCCCTACAACGACTGGTCAGAGAAAGACCGGGTGAACGTCATCGTTGCCAATCCTCCCTTTGGTGGCATGGAAGAAGACGGTATCGAAAGCAACTTCCCCACTGCCTTTCGCACCCGTGAAACCGCCGACCTCTTTATGCTGTTGTTCATTCATCTGCTGAAAGACGGTGGTCGTGCAGCCGTAGTACTGCCCGATGGCTTTATGTTTGGCGATGGCATGAAAGCCCGCCTCAAGGAAAAACTGCTGACGGAGTGCAACCTGCACACCGTCGTGCGCCTGCCCAAGAAAGTCTTTGCGCCCTATACCGACATTTCCACCAACCTGCTGTTCTTCACCAAAGGCCAGCCCACCGACACCATCTGGTTCTATGAGCACCCTTACCCGGAAGGTCAGAAAAGTTACAGCAAAACCAAACCCATGCGGTTTGACGAGTTTGCCCCTGAAATCCAGTGGTGGGGCGATGAAGCCGATGGATTTAGCACCCGTACCGAGTCAGAGCAGGCATGGGCGGTGGATTTCAAACAGATCATGGAAGACGCCAGGGCCAAGGCCAAACCCCACTGGGACAAGGCTAATGAACTGGGCGATGAGATATCCGGCCTGACTTCTCTTGTCCGACAGCTTAAAAACCAACTGAAAGAGCTGGACAAGAAAAGTCCGGAACGCCCGGTACTGAATCAGCAGATTGGCCAGCACAGTGCCGAAATCAAAACCCTGAAAGCAAAGGCCAGCAAAGCCAAAGAGGCCGGTGATGCCCTGTACTGGCCGATCTTCAACCTGAACATAAAAAACCCGCACCGGGCAGAGCAGGTGAGCCACGACCCAAAAGTACTGCTGGCACACTACCAGCAGCAGCAACAGTCCATGACCGACACCCGTCGTAAAATCAAGGCGATTCTGGATGTTGCCCTGTCGTCTACAACGGGGGAACAAGCATGA
- the moaA gene encoding GTP 3',8-cyclase MoaA, translating into MRPLHDRQGRTYPYLRLSLTDLCNFNCNYCLPDGCEDHRHRQALSVAEIKRLVTAFSAVGVEKIRLTGGEPTLRSDFNDIVSTIKSIPGIQKVAMTTNGYKMDQRVESWLAAGVDQINVSIDSLDPRAFETITGHDRLQEVLTGIDKAFANGLSAIKVNAVLMKGVNDIQLGAFLEWIRHQPITMRFIELMQTGDNGRFFNQFHVPGRQIRDQLLAQGWVRMTRKKDAGPAYEYCHPDYQGRIGLITPYSKDFCKDCNRLRVSSQGHLQLCLFSESGHDLRRLLQDDSQQDELIREIRSVLRLKVDGHFLDQGYTGGTQNLAQIGG; encoded by the coding sequence ATGCGACCACTGCATGACCGACAGGGACGAACATATCCCTATCTCAGACTGTCTCTGACCGATCTGTGTAACTTCAATTGTAACTATTGCCTGCCTGATGGCTGTGAGGATCACCGTCACAGACAGGCGCTGAGCGTTGCCGAAATTAAACGACTAGTGACTGCTTTTTCGGCAGTCGGTGTTGAGAAAATCCGCCTGACCGGCGGCGAGCCCACCCTGCGCTCTGACTTCAACGACATTGTCAGTACCATTAAGTCCATTCCCGGTATTCAGAAAGTGGCGATGACCACCAATGGCTACAAAATGGATCAGAGGGTGGAGTCCTGGCTGGCTGCCGGTGTCGATCAGATTAATGTCAGCATCGACAGCCTGGATCCTCGCGCCTTTGAAACAATAACCGGGCACGACCGTCTTCAGGAAGTACTGACGGGTATTGATAAAGCCTTTGCTAACGGTCTTTCTGCCATCAAAGTCAATGCGGTTTTGATGAAAGGGGTTAACGACATCCAGCTGGGAGCGTTTCTGGAGTGGATCAGGCACCAGCCGATTACCATGCGCTTTATTGAGTTGATGCAGACGGGGGATAATGGCCGTTTTTTCAATCAATTCCATGTCCCCGGAAGGCAGATAAGAGATCAACTGTTGGCGCAGGGCTGGGTCAGAATGACCCGTAAGAAAGATGCCGGTCCGGCCTACGAATATTGTCATCCTGACTATCAGGGGCGTATTGGCCTGATCACGCCTTATTCAAAAGATTTCTGCAAAGACTGTAACCGTCTGAGGGTTAGCAGTCAGGGCCATCTGCAACTTTGTCTGTTCTCCGAGTCGGGCCATGACCTTCGACGTTTGTTACAGGACGACAGCCAGCAGGATGAATTGATCCGGGAAATTCGATCGGTACTGAGATTGAAAGTAGACGGTCATTTTCTGGATCAGGGGTATACCGGCGGAACTCAGAACCTTGCCCAGATTGGGGGTTGA
- a CDS encoding DEAD/DEAH box helicase family protein, which translates to MNKKELSERDICTKYITPALEKAGWDIQTQIREEVTFAVGRVTLKGTLCSRGEKRRADYLLSYNDGLPIAVIEAKDNNHSVGAGLQQALEYSDHLDTPFVFSSNGDGFIFHDKTGLSKVVESELTMDQFPSPEALWKSYCQWKQLTAAEQQSISAPFHIDKDGKRPRYYQANAINRTIEAIARGQDRILLVMATGTGKTYTAFQIIWRLWKSKQKKRILFLADRNILVDQTKNNDFKPFGSAMTKITKRQVNKSFQIYLCLYQAVTGKTEEQNIFKQFSPDFFDLIVVDECHRGSAKKNSAWREVLDYFWGASQIGLTATPKETKDVSNATYFGEPVYTYSLKQGIDDGYLAPYKVIRIDIDVDLDSWRPKPGQQDKYGNLIEDRIYNRKDINRHIAFDERTQLVAMKITEYLQQTGEFQKTIVFCDDTDHAESMRRALVNLNPERVAENRKYIMRITGEDKDGKAELDNFINPESRYPVIATTSKLLSTGVDAKTCKLVVLDQNIESMTEFKQIIGRGTRIDEEHDKYWFTIMDFKGATKLFKDEKFDGDPDVIYEPKPDKKTLPPGGVGEPRIKYQVKGENINIASIREQHMTMDGELVTTSLQDHTCDKVKQQFKSLDEFLRKWSTADKKQAIIKELSEQGVYWEELQVLVKEKQGVDMDPFDLICHVVYDQPALTRKERADQVIKRDYFTRYEGQARKVLEALLEKYADNGIEPIEDVKILYLAPFSTLGSPMELIESFGGRQEYQKAVQSLEQEIYASLA; encoded by the coding sequence ATGAATAAAAAGGAGCTGAGTGAGCGGGATATCTGCACTAAATACATTACGCCCGCTTTAGAGAAAGCTGGCTGGGATATACAAACGCAGATACGCGAGGAAGTCACATTTGCAGTAGGTCGGGTCACCCTGAAAGGAACCCTGTGCAGTCGTGGCGAAAAACGTCGGGCAGACTACCTGCTTTCCTATAACGATGGTTTGCCCATCGCTGTAATTGAGGCAAAAGACAATAATCACAGTGTGGGAGCCGGGTTACAGCAAGCTCTGGAATATTCCGATCATCTGGACACGCCCTTTGTATTTTCCAGTAATGGCGATGGCTTTATCTTCCACGACAAAACTGGCCTTTCAAAGGTTGTTGAATCCGAATTAACCATGGATCAGTTTCCATCTCCGGAAGCTTTATGGAAATCCTACTGTCAATGGAAACAGCTGACTGCTGCTGAGCAGCAAAGCATCAGTGCTCCGTTCCATATCGATAAAGACGGCAAAAGGCCGCGTTACTATCAGGCGAATGCGATCAACCGCACGATTGAGGCTATCGCCAGAGGTCAAGATCGCATTCTGCTGGTTATGGCTACGGGGACCGGCAAAACTTACACAGCATTCCAGATCATCTGGCGATTGTGGAAGTCGAAACAGAAGAAACGCATACTGTTTCTGGCCGATCGCAACATTCTGGTCGATCAGACTAAAAACAATGACTTCAAGCCCTTTGGCTCCGCCATGACGAAAATCACCAAACGGCAGGTCAACAAGTCCTTTCAAATTTACCTCTGCCTGTATCAGGCTGTGACAGGCAAAACGGAAGAGCAAAACATCTTTAAACAGTTCTCGCCCGATTTCTTTGACCTGATCGTTGTGGATGAGTGTCACCGTGGCAGCGCCAAAAAAAACTCCGCATGGCGGGAAGTATTGGACTACTTTTGGGGCGCTAGCCAGATCGGCCTGACCGCCACACCGAAAGAGACCAAAGATGTCTCCAACGCGACCTACTTTGGCGAACCGGTATACACCTATTCATTGAAGCAGGGGATTGACGACGGCTACCTGGCACCCTACAAAGTCATCCGTATCGACATAGACGTAGACTTGGATAGCTGGAGGCCGAAACCCGGCCAGCAAGACAAATACGGCAACCTGATTGAAGACCGTATTTATAATCGCAAAGACATCAACCGCCACATTGCCTTTGATGAGCGTACTCAACTGGTCGCCATGAAAATCACCGAATACCTCCAGCAAACCGGTGAATTTCAGAAGACCATCGTCTTCTGTGACGACACCGACCATGCCGAAAGCATGCGCCGTGCCCTGGTCAACCTGAACCCGGAACGGGTCGCAGAGAACCGTAAATACATCATGCGCATCACCGGAGAGGATAAAGACGGTAAGGCCGAGCTGGATAACTTTATCAACCCGGAATCCCGTTACCCGGTCATCGCCACCACCAGCAAACTGCTGAGTACCGGGGTCGATGCCAAAACCTGCAAACTCGTGGTACTGGACCAGAACATCGAATCCATGACCGAGTTCAAACAGATCATTGGCCGGGGTACCCGCATTGATGAAGAGCACGACAAATACTGGTTCACCATCATGGACTTTAAAGGTGCGACCAAACTCTTCAAAGATGAGAAGTTTGATGGCGACCCAGATGTTATCTACGAACCGAAGCCAGACAAGAAGACATTGCCGCCCGGTGGAGTCGGCGAACCTCGCATCAAATACCAGGTAAAGGGTGAAAACATTAACATCGCCAGCATCCGTGAACAGCACATGACCATGGATGGTGAACTGGTCACCACCTCACTGCAAGACCACACCTGCGACAAAGTAAAACAGCAGTTCAAGAGTCTTGATGAGTTTCTGCGCAAATGGTCCACGGCGGATAAAAAGCAGGCCATCATCAAAGAACTCTCCGAACAGGGCGTCTACTGGGAGGAACTGCAGGTATTGGTGAAAGAGAAGCAAGGCGTTGATATGGATCCCTTCGACCTCATCTGCCATGTGGTCTACGATCAACCGGCGCTCACCCGCAAAGAGCGGGCCGATCAGGTGATCAAACGGGATTACTTTACCCGCTACGAGGGGCAGGCCCGGAAGGTGCTGGAGGCTTTGCTGGAAAAATATGCCGATAACGGTATCGAGCCCATTGAAGATGTTAAGATCCTCTACCTGGCGCCCTTTTCCACCCTTGGCTCCCCAATGGAGCTGATCGAATCCTTCGGGGGCAGGCAAGAGTACCAGAAAGCGGTACAATCCCTTGAGCAGGAAATCTACGCCAGCCTCGCTTAA
- a CDS encoding lysophospholipid acyltransferase family protein, giving the protein MTHTIFDTPIVNTFFRFISTLGLKLTGWKLSGKKPDARKYVLIAAPHTSNWDFILVIAIAFKFGAKISWMGKSSLFKGPMGPIMRWMGGIPVERSRNTGLVQQVIDQFNASEDLIVTIPPEGTRSKVGQWKSGFYHVAAGAGVPIALGFLDFKTKKGGFGPMFFPTDSYEDDLEKIQQFYQGMTGKRPHKF; this is encoded by the coding sequence ATGACTCATACGATCTTTGATACTCCCATCGTCAACACGTTTTTTCGCTTTATCTCGACTCTGGGCCTGAAACTGACAGGCTGGAAATTGTCGGGCAAAAAGCCCGATGCTCGAAAATATGTTCTTATTGCGGCTCCCCACACCAGCAACTGGGACTTTATCCTGGTGATAGCCATTGCCTTTAAGTTCGGCGCCAAAATTTCCTGGATGGGCAAAAGCAGTCTCTTTAAAGGCCCCATGGGCCCGATAATGCGCTGGATGGGCGGCATTCCTGTGGAACGAAGCCGAAATACCGGACTGGTGCAACAAGTCATCGACCAGTTTAATGCTTCTGAAGATCTGATCGTGACCATCCCTCCTGAGGGAACTCGCAGCAAGGTAGGTCAATGGAAAAGCGGTTTTTATCATGTTGCTGCCGGGGCAGGCGTCCCCATTGCCCTGGGATTTCTGGATTTTAAAACCAAAAAGGGCGGTTTCGGCCCCATGTTCTTCCCCACGGATAGCTACGAGGATGATCTGGAAAAAATTCAACAGTTTTACCAGGGAATGACGGGGAAAAGGCCTCATAAGTTCTAA
- a CDS encoding restriction endonuclease subunit S, giving the protein MPVEERDKYQVKARDLLITEGGDWDKVGRTAIWSDELPYMAHQNHVFKARIFLSEQSELWLERYLNGPLARQYFARSSKQTTNLASINKTQLRGCPVAIPPTAEKDRIVTRVNELMTLCDTLQQQLQQAQTTQQQLATAMVEETIG; this is encoded by the coding sequence ATACCGGTTGAGGAGCGGGATAAATATCAGGTCAAAGCCCGTGATCTTCTGATTACGGAAGGAGGGGACTGGGACAAGGTTGGACGCACAGCTATATGGTCAGACGAACTGCCTTACATGGCTCATCAGAACCATGTTTTCAAGGCTCGCATATTTTTATCTGAACAGAGTGAACTCTGGCTTGAACGTTATCTGAATGGCCCGTTAGCAAGACAGTACTTTGCCCGGTCAAGCAAGCAGACTACCAATCTCGCCTCAATCAACAAAACCCAACTACGGGGTTGTCCAGTCGCAATACCTCCCACAGCTGAAAAAGATCGCATCGTCACCCGAGTCAACGAACTCATGACCCTCTGCGACACCCTCCAACAACAGCTACAACAGGCCCAAACCACCCAACAGCAACTGGCAACGGCCATGGTCGAAGAAACTATTGGCTGA
- the ltrA gene encoding group II intron reverse transcriptase/maturase: MSLQGEWRPAPVRRVLIPKPDGGERQLGIPIALDRMVQQAIQQVLQAEWELRFSSFSYGFRPNRSAHQAINQAQSYIREGYNWVVDIDLSKFFDRVNHDRLMAKLAVHTDDKDVLRLIRRFLQSGVMENGLVKPQTEGVPQGGPLSPVLSNIVLDELDKELEKRDLRFVRYADDCRVFVRSKKAGERVMASLTRYIESKLKLKVNVAKSAVDKAWRRAFLGYSFTRDGRKKLADKTCKRFRDKVKQLTRKGGRSLEQRLESLNRYLRGWKNYFREVETRSEFENFDCWIRRRLRSLLWYQWKKSPKRYAELRRRGVSEELTRQTVGSSKGYWRISRSPALHLALPNSWFDELGLIRLLAA; encoded by the coding sequence ATGTCTTTGCAGGGAGAATGGCGTCCTGCTCCCGTAAGGCGAGTACTGATTCCCAAACCGGACGGAGGAGAAAGGCAGTTGGGTATACCAATCGCCTTAGACCGAATGGTGCAGCAAGCGATACAGCAAGTATTGCAGGCCGAGTGGGAACTAAGGTTCTCATCTTTCAGTTACGGGTTCAGGCCGAACCGGTCAGCTCATCAGGCGATTAATCAGGCTCAGTCGTATATCCGAGAAGGATATAACTGGGTTGTGGACATTGACCTGTCGAAATTCTTCGATCGGGTTAACCATGATCGACTGATGGCAAAACTGGCAGTTCACACAGATGACAAGGATGTATTACGTTTAATTCGACGATTCCTACAGTCCGGAGTGATGGAGAACGGGCTGGTAAAACCGCAGACGGAAGGAGTGCCTCAGGGAGGGCCGCTCTCACCTGTGTTGTCTAACATCGTACTGGATGAACTCGATAAAGAGTTAGAAAAGCGTGATTTACGATTTGTACGTTACGCTGATGACTGTCGGGTGTTTGTGCGAAGCAAGAAAGCAGGCGAGAGAGTGATGGCAAGTTTGACTCGTTACATCGAAAGTAAGCTGAAGCTGAAAGTCAACGTTGCGAAAAGTGCAGTTGACAAGGCATGGAGGCGGGCGTTCCTGGGATACAGCTTTACCAGAGATGGCAGGAAGAAGCTGGCAGATAAAACCTGCAAGCGGTTCAGGGACAAGGTCAAACAACTAACCCGCAAAGGCGGGCGGTCACTGGAGCAGAGATTGGAGTCTCTGAATCGCTATTTACGGGGCTGGAAGAACTACTTTCGAGAAGTTGAAACCCGTTCGGAGTTTGAAAACTTTGACTGCTGGATCAGGCGACGATTGAGAAGTTTGCTCTGGTATCAATGGAAGAAAAGTCCGAAGCGATATGCGGAGCTAAGAAGGCGAGGAGTCAGTGAAGAGCTGACGAGGCAGACAGTAGGATCGAGCAAAGGGTACTGGCGGATAAGCCGGAGTCCTGCGCTGCACTTAGCATTGCCGAATAGTTGGTTCGATGAATTAGGTTTGATTAGATTATTGGCTGCTTAA
- a CDS encoding ISL3 family transposase, which produces MLIKTILNKVHKLKSFVYQDVQFGNYQGEDVFNVTVVPRKNSRALCSGCQKPAPGYDHLTERRFEFVPLWGIRVFLLYRMRRVECKTCGVKVEQVPWAEGKKELTKVYMQFLANWARKLSWKEVASTFNTSWEKVFHAVEYMVEWGKANRSLDHIKAIGVDEVSYQVGHKYLTVVYQIDRGCTRLLWVGKDRTEATIRSFFSFFGPERSERLEYVCSDMWKPYVKAITEFASQALHILDRFHIVSMLNKAIDEVRASEQKQLQADGYEPVLKKTRWCLLKRKENLTEKEEIKLNTVLQYNLKSVRAYLLKEEFQVFWDYISPHWAGKYLDRWCTRVMRSKIEPMKKVAKTVRRHRPLILNWFKAKKAFSSGIVEGLNTKVKLTTRKSYGFRTYKCAEIALYHALGHLPEPEMTHRFY; this is translated from the coding sequence ATGCTAATAAAAACTATCCTAAATAAAGTGCATAAACTCAAGTCATTTGTTTATCAGGATGTCCAATTCGGCAATTATCAGGGTGAAGATGTGTTCAATGTCACCGTGGTTCCAAGGAAGAACAGTCGGGCTCTCTGCTCTGGCTGCCAAAAACCAGCACCAGGCTATGATCACCTTACTGAACGCCGTTTCGAGTTTGTTCCCCTCTGGGGAATCAGAGTTTTCTTGCTCTATAGAATGCGCCGAGTGGAATGTAAGACATGCGGCGTAAAGGTTGAGCAAGTTCCATGGGCTGAAGGTAAAAAGGAACTGACCAAAGTCTACATGCAATTCCTGGCAAACTGGGCCAGAAAACTTTCCTGGAAGGAGGTTGCCAGTACTTTCAATACTTCGTGGGAAAAAGTATTTCATGCTGTGGAGTACATGGTTGAGTGGGGCAAAGCAAATCGCTCACTCGACCATATCAAGGCTATTGGGGTTGATGAAGTGTCTTACCAGGTTGGGCACAAATACCTGACAGTGGTTTACCAGATTGATCGTGGTTGTACCCGGCTGTTGTGGGTTGGTAAGGACCGTACAGAAGCGACGATTCGTAGCTTTTTCTCTTTCTTTGGCCCCGAACGTAGTGAGCGATTGGAGTATGTCTGCTCTGACATGTGGAAGCCCTACGTAAAAGCAATCACTGAGTTTGCCAGTCAGGCGCTGCATATTCTGGATCGATTTCATATTGTCTCCATGCTGAACAAAGCTATCGATGAGGTCAGGGCATCAGAACAAAAACAGCTTCAGGCTGATGGTTATGAGCCTGTTTTGAAGAAGACTCGTTGGTGTCTCCTCAAACGGAAGGAGAACCTGACCGAGAAAGAGGAGATCAAGTTAAATACGGTACTCCAGTATAACCTCAAAAGTGTCAGGGCTTATCTGCTCAAGGAAGAGTTTCAAGTGTTCTGGGACTACATATCACCACACTGGGCAGGGAAGTATCTGGATCGGTGGTGCACAAGAGTCATGAGGTCAAAGATAGAACCCATGAAGAAAGTAGCCAAAACTGTTCGACGACACAGGCCGTTGATTCTGAATTGGTTCAAGGCAAAAAAGGCATTTTCCAGCGGAATTGTTGAAGGTCTGAACACCAAGGTAAAACTCACTACGAGAAAATCGTACGGTTTTAGGACCTACAAATGTGCAGAAATTGCTTTATATCATGCACTGGGCCATCTGCCTGAACCAGAAATGACCCACAGATTTTACTGA